The genomic window ATGTCTAAAAGAGAAACTGATTTAACTGCTGAAAAAACAAAAGCACAAGATGCATTAGATAAAAAATACGAACAACTTGCTCTTCAGTTTAGCGCATATGGAACACTTATAACACAAATGGAATCATCATTTTCAGGTCTAAAAATGATGATTGATCAATCAAATTCTAGTAATTAATTTTTAGGAAGAGAATAGTTATTTTCTCTTCCTCCTTTAATTTTTAAGCTAATATGTAATATACTCATATATCAAATTGATTCTAATAGGAATGTAAAAATATGGGAATAGAAGTATATAATCAACAAAATGCAATTTCAGATGATCCTTATGTTTTAGTATTAAAACTTTATGAGGGAATTATAAAATATTTGTCATTTGTAAAGAATGCAATAAAAGAAAGGGAAATTGAGTTAAAATTTACATATATAAATAAGTCAATAGCAATTTTTGATGAATTAAGAAATGTATTAGATTTTGATGGTGGAGAAGTTGCATATTACTTAGATGGTTTATATTTATATCAAATCGAAACTCTATTTAGTGCTGGAATTGATGATAATATCAATGCAGTTAATCAAGTTATGAAAGTTACTCAAGGATTAATCGACGCATGGAAAGAAGAGACTGGTCTTTAAAAGCGCTAAATGAATTAACTTATGTTGATTCACTGGAACCTTCAGAAAAAGCTGAGGCTTTAGTACGATGGCATGAAAATTATTTAACTACTGACACTATAAAAGATTTTGATTTGGAATTAATAGATTTAAAAAGGCTTCAAGAGCTTTTTTTTAAAAATATTAATTTTCTTAAAATTCATAGAGAAGAGACAAGATTAGAACTTGTTAAAATGCAAAAAATGAAGAGATTTCTAAAAAATTAACTCTTTCAGCTCTACTTTTTCTCTAAAAATATAAGCTCTCATATTTTTAGGGATATTATTTATTCTATATTGTTCTTTATGCTTTTTATCAATAACTTCATTATAATTTGGTGCTATCCAAATATTATTTTTCTGAATAGATATATTTATTTTATGAGAAATTGTAATCTCTTTTTGTCTTAATATTTCATCTCTTTGAGCAGAACTTAAAAGAATACCTCTTTTTTTAAGTGATAAATCTATAGTTCTAATATTTAAATTATCATCTTTTTGATTTAAAAATATCTCTAATTCTTTTATTTTTTTGATTGGATTATTTTGGATATTTAAAGAATTTAAATCATTTTGCAAGTACTCAAAAGATTTTCTCACTCCTGAACTAAACTCTTGCAAAAACTTATTTGAAAAATTATGTCTAAAGTAGTTTCTTTTATATTTTTCATCAAAATTTGATTGGTCAACAAAATATTTATGATTATTGTTTTTTAAATAGTTTTCAAGTTCATCTTTTGTTATATTTAAAAGTGGTTTATAAATTTGATAGTTTTCTTTTTGCTCAAACTCATTAAATCCAATAAGTTCAACTAATCCTGCACCTTTTGATAATTGCATCATAAACCATTCTAATTTGTCGTTTAACTGATGAGCTATGATTAAGTTAGCATAAGAGTGTTTATCAATAATTGTTTCAAAAAAAGCGTATCTTATGTCTCTAGCTTTTTTTTCAAAATTTGAAGTATCAGGAAGATTTATTTCATGAATAAAAATCTCTTTTTTATACTGTTTTGCAAGTTCTTTTGCATAAGAGATTTCATCTTTGCTTTGTTCTCTTAAATTATAATTTACAATAGCTATATCAAAAGGGATATTTTGTTCAAGGAGTAAAAAAAATAGTGCAGTAGAATCAACACCTGCTGAAAATGCTAGCAGATTTTTTTGATTTTTAACTACACTAAAATCTAAGTTCATAACTATTTAATTACAGTTGCTAATAATTTATCTCCCGCAAGTTCTGTGATTTTTACAGTGTAAATTTGTCCAAATTTAATTTGTTCACCATCTGGTAATTCATTGTCATTAATATAAATCTCACCATCAATATCAGGAGCCCAAAGTGTTTTTCTTGCACTTAATAAATACTCATGTTCTTCACTTTCACCATCAACATAAACTTCAAAAGTTTTTCCAATTTCATTTTCTAGTGATTCTTGAGTGGTTTTTGCAATTATTTCACCAATAATATCAGCTCTTTCATCAATAACTTCTTGCTCTATTAAATCTTTTGAAAGGGCAGCTGTTGTTCCTTCTTCTGTTGAATATGAAAAAACATTTGCCCTATCAAATTTGAACTCTTCGATATATTTGCAAAGTGCTTCGTGGTCTTCAACAGTTTCTCCTGGATGTCCAGCAATAAATGTAGTTCTTACAAAAGAGTTAGGTTTACTTCTCATATGATTCATAAGTTCATTTAGTTTTTCAACACCTTTTCCTCTTTTCATTATTTTAAGCATTGAGGGAGTTATATGTTGTAGTGGCATATCAAAGTAGTTTACAAAAACTTGTGAATCTGCAATTTTATCAATCAAAGATAAAGTTGTAGTTGATGGATAAAGGTATAAAATTCTAGCTGTTTTGATTCCTTCAATTTTTTCAATCTCTTCAATTAAAAGTTCAAGTCCATTATTAATTCCTTGGTCTCTTAAAAAAGATGATGAGTCTTGAGATACAAATGAAAAGTCTACATAACCTTTTGCAACTAATGATTTGACCTCTTTTATAAGTGATTCTAGGGTTCTAGAGTGAAGTTTTCCTTTAAATGAAGGAATTGCACAGAATGAACAAGTTTGATTACATCCTTCGCTTAGTTTTACGTAAGCATGATATGAAGAACCTGTGATTACTCTTTCATTTTCATGACTAGCTAAAAATACTTCATTTGAAAATGCACTTCTTTTTTCATGTACAAGTAAATCTATTTTGTCATAATCTCCAACACCTGTGAAAACATCAATTTCTGGTAACTCTTTTTGAAGTTCACCTTGGTATCTTTCACTTAAACATCCAGCCATTACTAAAACTGACTCTTTTTTTCTTTCATCATGTAGGTTAAAAATTGTATTTAAACTCTCTTGTTTTGCACTATCTATAAATCCACATGTATTTACGATGATAACATCGGCATTTGCTGCATCATTTGTAATTGTATAATCTTTTAATTTACCTAACATAATCTCTGAATCTACAAGATTCTTAGTACAACCAAGGCTTACTAAATGTAGAGTTTTTTTAGGATTTTTTACTGAAAATTTCATATATTTATTCTTTTTATCTTAATTTTTTTGCAATTTTATCATAAACTCTTTTTAAAACAAAATGTTAAAGCCAAATATTATCAAGTAATCTAGTATTACCAAATTTGGCAACTACAAGAATAATTGTATTTTTAGGTTCAATATTTTCTAATTCATTAAACTCCCTATCAACGATGGCTACATATTCAACATCTAAAGTTTTCATGATTTCATAAATTTTATTTTTTACAGCTTGCACACTTCTTTCACCACTTGAAATAAGAGAACCTGCCATATATAAAGATTTTGAAATTAGTAAAGCATCTTTTCTTTGTGTAACATCTAAATAGATATTTCTTGAACTCAAAGCTAATCCATCATCTTCTCTTATTATTTCACAAGGAATGATATTTATTGGTATAAATAGATTTTTTACCATTTGCATAATTAAAGTTAATTGTTGAGCATCTTTTTTCCCAAAATAAGCATTTGTTGGTTGAGTTAAATTAAACAGTTTTAAAACTACTTGTAAAACTCCATCAAAATGTCCTGGTCTTGTTTTACCTTCTAAAACATAACTTTTATTTGGAGCTTTAATTAATACTTCTTCTTTTGTGTACATAGTTGAAATTTCAGGCATAAAAACATAATCAACTTTGCACATTTGACAGATTTTTTTATCAGCTTCGTCTTTTCTTGGATAAGCATCCAAATCTTCACCTGGCAAAAATTGAGTTGGATTTACAAATATTGAAACAATAACTATATCATTTTCATTTCTTGCTTGTTTGATAAGTGAAATATGGCCATTATGTAAAGCACCCATTGTTGGAACAAATCCAACAGTTCCAGAAATATTTTTTCTAACTTCTTGTAACTCTTCAATTGTTTTTAAAACTTGCAATTCTTTTCCTTGTTAAAATTATCTAATCTATTTTTCTTCGTAATTTGGATTTAGTTTTAATAAAACTAAATCTGCAATCATATTACCAATTAGTGTCAAAAAGGCACCAATTATCAAAATCCCCATGATTACTGGATAATCATGTGATAAAGCACTTTGATAAAACAATAATCCCATTCCATCTATTGAAAAAATTGTTTCAAGAATTACTGAACCACCAATAATTCCAGGAAGTGAAAGACCAAGAAGTGTAATAACTGGCGGATATAAATTTGGCAAAATATAATATCTTAAAATCTGTTTTTGGCTTAAACCTCTGGCCTTTGCAAAAAAGATGTAATCAGATTTTAAAATCTCAATAGTCAAAGATCTAATATATAAAATCAAACTTCCAATTCCACCAAAAACCATAATAAATATTGGTAAAACTAAATGCCAAGCATAATCTAAATAGTAAGAAAAACTTCCATCATTAGGAACTCCATGAAGTCCAGCAATTGGTAAAATCTCAAAATTAATAGCAAATACTAAAACCAATAAAAGTGCTAAATAAAATGAAGGCATTGCAAAACTAAGAAGTGATAATTGTCCAGTAAATTTATCAAATAAAGAGTTTTTATTTAAAGCCGATTTTATTCCAAAATAAAGAGAAATGATGAATATTAAAACCATTGAAATAATATTGATTGTAAGTGTAATTGGAATTCTGCTTAATATTTCATCTTTAACCATTTCACCACTTGCAAATGAAATCCCGAAATCAAGATGAATTATTGCACTTACCCATGAAAAAAATTGTACATATAAAGGTCTATCTAAACCATAAATCGCTTTTAATTGCTCGATTGATTCAGGTGTGATATTTGGATTTAATTCCCCACTTGCAAAAAAAGAGTTTGGTGCAGCGTTTATTGCGATAAAAGATATAAGGCTAATAATAAAAAGCATGGTTATAAGATAAAATATTTTTTTAAACAGTAATTTCAAATTTTTTGAGCCTTCCTAATTTGTAAAGGGTATTTTAGCATTTTTTTATTAACTTATTATTTGTGTTTCTTTTTTAAGCTATTTATTAATCCTGAAAGAATTACAAAAAATAGTCCAAGAAAATAAATTGGCAGAATTGTCTCATTAAAAAATAAAATTAGAAAAAATGCCGATAGAATTGGAGTAATAAATATAAATGGTGCAACTTTAGATGCATCAAAAATTTGAAGGCCTTTTATCCAAAATAAATAAGATATTCCATTAATTAGTGCACCATTTATTAAAATGATAATCCAATCTTTTCCTGATGGAAGAATAAAACTAGAGTAAGTTTCAACGGTTATAGTTGAATAAATAATTGCTGAGAAAAAATAAATCATTACAGCATTTGTTGGATTAATTGTAACTTTTTTACTTAGAACTGAAAATAATGCAAAGGCAATTGTTCCTGACATTACAACTAATAAAACATCAATCTGTGAAAAATCTAAACTTGCGAAATCACCTTTAGTAATAACTAAACTCACCCCAAAAAATCCAAAGATAATTGAAAAAAGTTTTCTTTTTGTGAAATCTTCTTTTAAAATTATTAATGATAAAAAAACTATAAATATAGGCCACATATATTGAATTACCAATACTTCAAGTCCATTTGCATGTTTATAACCAAAATATAAAAATAAATAGAATATAAAATCTAAAAAACCTAATCCAAACAAAATTAAAAATATTTTTTTTGAATATGATAATACTTCTTTTAAATTTCTCTCAAAAAGTGAAACTATAAATATTGATAAAAAAGAGATAATTGATGAATAAAAAAGATATTGATAATGGTCTAATCCAGATTGTACAAATTTTGCAAAGCTTGGAATTAAAGCCCATAAAAGAATACATAGAACAATATAGATTATTCCTATGTTTGATTTGAGTAGTTTTTGCATTAATAGTCTTTTATAATATTTATGAGGATTGTACTAATAAGTGAATTAAATGCGGTTAAATTAAAAAAGTCGTATAATCTTGTTTACATAATAGTTAATTTCATTACACAAAAGATAGGTTTACATGATAGGTATAGATATAACATCAATTGATAGAATAAAAAGAATGTATGAAAAGTTTGGAATAAAGGCTTATGAAAAGTTTTTAAATCCAAAAGAGATTGAGCTTATAAAAAAGCCTGAAACTGCTGCTGGATTTTGGGCAGCAAAAGAAGCAGCTTCAAAAGCTCTTGGTACTGGAATTGGTGCATCTTGCAGTTTTCATGATATTAAAATATCAAAAAGTGAGCTTGGAGCTCCATTGATAAAATATAGAAAAAAAGTAAGAAAGGCTTTTGGTATAAAAAATTCTCATTTATCAATAACACACGATTCAGGTTTTGCGATAGCTGTTGTTGTAAATGTTTTGAAGTGAGTATAATTAGTGCTTTCTAGCTAAAAATCTCTCTAATATAATTTTAGCTGCAAGGGAATCAACTCTTCCATCTCTTTTATATTTAATATCACCTTTAATTAAATCTTCAGCTTCAATAGAACTCATGTTTTCTTCTTGAAATTCGTAAGGAATATCAAGTTCAAGTAAAGCTACAAAATGTTTTATTCTTTTTTGCATATCTTCACTTGCACTTGGAAATCCAACAATTAGTTTTTCGATTTCCCACTCTTTTAAAAAAATATTCACATCTCGTGCAGCTTGGTCTCTATTTTTTCTTAATATTGCACTTTGTGGAGTTACAATATTTGAAGTTAAACAAATAGCAACTCCAATTCTTTTTAAACCAACATCAATTGAGGCTAATTTCAAGAAATTATCTCATTTGCAACATCAAATCTATTTGCTGTCATAAGGTGGATTTTTGGGTGAAGTTTATTTAAATCTCTAAATAAATCTTGACTTAATTGCATTCCAACTTTGTACTCTTCTTCTTCTGAAATATTATGTGCAGCTTCAAGAGCATCA from Arcobacter venerupis includes these protein-coding regions:
- the fliS gene encoding flagellar export chaperone FliS is translated as MGIEVYNQQNAISDDPYVLVLKLYEGIIKYLSFVKNAIKEREIELKFTYINKSIAIFDELRNVLDFDGGEVAYYLDGLYLYQIETLFSAGIDDNINAVNQVMKVTQGLIDAWKEETGL
- the tilS gene encoding tRNA lysidine(34) synthetase TilS; amino-acid sequence: MNLDFSVVKNQKNLLAFSAGVDSTALFFLLLEQNIPFDIAIVNYNLREQSKDEISYAKELAKQYKKEIFIHEINLPDTSNFEKKARDIRYAFFETIIDKHSYANLIIAHQLNDKLEWFMMQLSKGAGLVELIGFNEFEQKENYQIYKPLLNITKDELENYLKNNNHKYFVDQSNFDEKYKRNYFRHNFSNKFLQEFSSGVRKSFEYLQNDLNSLNIQNNPIKKIKELEIFLNQKDDNLNIRTIDLSLKKRGILLSSAQRDEILRQKEITISHKINISIQKNNIWIAPNYNEVIDKKHKEQYRINNIPKNMRAYIFREKVELKELIF
- the rimO gene encoding 30S ribosomal protein S12 methylthiotransferase RimO, whose product is MKFSVKNPKKTLHLVSLGCTKNLVDSEIMLGKLKDYTITNDAANADVIIVNTCGFIDSAKQESLNTIFNLHDERKKESVLVMAGCLSERYQGELQKELPEIDVFTGVGDYDKIDLLVHEKRSAFSNEVFLASHENERVITGSSYHAYVKLSEGCNQTCSFCAIPSFKGKLHSRTLESLIKEVKSLVAKGYVDFSFVSQDSSSFLRDQGINNGLELLIEEIEKIEGIKTARILYLYPSTTTLSLIDKIADSQVFVNYFDMPLQHITPSMLKIMKRGKGVEKLNELMNHMRSKPNSFVRTTFIAGHPGETVEDHEALCKYIEEFKFDRANVFSYSTEEGTTAALSKDLIEQEVIDERADIIGEIIAKTTQESLENEIGKTFEVYVDGESEEHEYLLSARKTLWAPDIDGEIYINDNELPDGEQIKFGQIYTVKITELAGDKLLATVIK
- the panC gene encoding pantoate--beta-alanine ligase codes for the protein MQVLKTIEELQEVRKNISGTVGFVPTMGALHNGHISLIKQARNENDIVIVSIFVNPTQFLPGEDLDAYPRKDEADKKICQMCKVDYVFMPEISTMYTKEEVLIKAPNKSYVLEGKTRPGHFDGVLQVVLKLFNLTQPTNAYFGKKDAQQLTLIMQMVKNLFIPINIIPCEIIREDDGLALSSRNIYLDVTQRKDALLISKSLYMAGSLISSGERSVQAVKNKIYEIMKTLDVEYVAIVDREFNELENIEPKNTIILVVAKFGNTRLLDNIWL
- a CDS encoding ABC transporter permease — translated: MKLLFKKIFYLITMLFIISLISFIAINAAPNSFFASGELNPNITPESIEQLKAIYGLDRPLYVQFFSWVSAIIHLDFGISFASGEMVKDEILSRIPITLTINIISMVLIFIISLYFGIKSALNKNSLFDKFTGQLSLLSFAMPSFYLALLLVLVFAINFEILPIAGLHGVPNDGSFSYYLDYAWHLVLPIFIMVFGGIGSLILYIRSLTIEILKSDYIFFAKARGLSQKQILRYYILPNLYPPVITLLGLSLPGIIGGSVILETIFSIDGMGLLFYQSALSHDYPVIMGILIIGAFLTLIGNMIADLVLLKLNPNYEEK
- a CDS encoding DMT family transporter, which gives rise to MQKLLKSNIGIIYIVLCILLWALIPSFAKFVQSGLDHYQYLFYSSIISFLSIFIVSLFERNLKEVLSYSKKIFLILFGLGFLDFIFYLFLYFGYKHANGLEVLVIQYMWPIFIVFLSLIILKEDFTKRKLFSIIFGFFGVSLVITKGDFASLDFSQIDVLLVVMSGTIAFALFSVLSKKVTINPTNAVMIYFFSAIIYSTITVETYSSFILPSGKDWIIILINGALINGISYLFWIKGLQIFDASKVAPFIFITPILSAFFLILFFNETILPIYFLGLFFVILSGLINSLKKKHK
- the acpS gene encoding holo-ACP synthase, with translation MIGIDITSIDRIKRMYEKFGIKAYEKFLNPKEIELIKKPETAAGFWAAKEAASKALGTGIGASCSFHDIKISKSELGAPLIKYRKKVRKAFGIKNSHLSITHDSGFAIAVVVNVLK
- the ruvX gene encoding Holliday junction resolvase RuvX, whose amino-acid sequence is MKLASIDVGLKRIGVAICLTSNIVTPQSAILRKNRDQAARDVNIFLKEWEIEKLIVGFPSASEDMQKRIKHFVALLELDIPYEFQEENMSSIEAEDLIKGDIKYKRDGRVDSLAAKIILERFLARKH